One Micromonospora sp. WMMD812 genomic window carries:
- a CDS encoding sigma-E factor regulatory protein RseB domain-containing protein, with product MSVLNTRPVLRWLVPVAAAATVIGGGAAIGTFAAEAEPSLPPRTAAQLLVDLQTSQLEGLSGTVVQRADLGLPPIAGLVGGGNDLTALVTGTHTLRVWYSGPDRQRVALLDTLGEKDVIRNGRDVWTWDSRSNAATHHTLGADAAGKPGAHDSDAAAPVTPQEAADKALAAIDPTTAVSVGRAATVAGRDAYELVLEPRDKASLVHQLRIAIDAREHVPLRFEVFATGSDQPAFEVAFTQVTLSRPDADQFSFNPPPGATVKEETADRPAGPTRQPTTAEQPQLRTVGTGWTTVLVARTDAAGAKDGAKGATGATGPAGGEFAGALGSLPAVRGDWGSGRLLTGKLFSVLLTDDGRVLAGAVTPERLYEVARG from the coding sequence ATGTCCGTCCTGAACACCCGTCCCGTCCTGCGCTGGCTGGTGCCCGTGGCCGCCGCCGCCACCGTGATCGGTGGCGGGGCCGCGATCGGCACGTTCGCCGCCGAGGCCGAGCCGAGCCTGCCGCCGCGCACGGCCGCCCAGCTCCTTGTCGACCTGCAGACGTCCCAGCTGGAGGGCCTGTCCGGCACCGTCGTGCAGCGGGCCGACCTGGGCCTGCCGCCGATCGCCGGCCTGGTCGGCGGCGGCAACGACCTGACCGCCCTGGTGACCGGCACGCACACCCTGCGGGTCTGGTACTCCGGGCCGGACCGGCAGCGGGTCGCGCTGCTGGACACGCTCGGCGAGAAGGACGTGATCCGCAACGGCCGCGACGTGTGGACCTGGGACAGCCGGAGCAACGCGGCCACCCACCACACGCTGGGCGCCGACGCGGCCGGGAAGCCGGGCGCCCACGACAGCGACGCGGCGGCGCCGGTCACGCCACAGGAGGCCGCCGACAAGGCGCTCGCGGCGATCGACCCGACCACCGCGGTCAGCGTGGGCCGGGCCGCCACGGTCGCCGGGCGGGACGCGTACGAGCTGGTGCTGGAGCCGCGCGACAAGGCCTCGCTGGTGCACCAGCTGCGGATCGCCATCGACGCCCGCGAGCACGTGCCGCTGCGGTTCGAGGTCTTCGCCACCGGCAGCGACCAGCCGGCGTTCGAGGTGGCGTTCACCCAGGTCACCCTGAGCCGGCCGGACGCCGACCAGTTCTCCTTCAACCCGCCGCCCGGGGCGACGGTGAAGGAGGAGACGGCCGACCGACCCGCCGGGCCGACCCGCCAGCCGACGACGGCGGAGCAGCCGCAGTTGCGTACGGTCGGGACCGGCTGGACCACCGTGCTGGTGGCCCGGACCGACGCCGCCGGCGCGAAGGACGGCGCGAAGGGCGCCACCGGGGCGACCGGCCCGGCCGGCGGCGAGTTCGCCGGAGCGCTGGGGTCGCTTCCGGCGGTCCGCGGTGACTGGGGCAGCGGTCGGCTGCTGACCGGCAAGTTGTTCAGCGTTCTGCTCACCGACGACGGCCGGGTGCTGGCCGGCGCGGTGACCCCGGAGCGGCTCTACGAGGTGGCGCGCGGCTGA
- a CDS encoding LysR family transcriptional regulator, whose product MDLRRLRLLRELARLGSMREVADELGVTTSTVSQQLAVLAREVGVELIEPAGRRVRLTPAGRRLARHAVTILAAVDAARLDLDPHAEPAGTVRVAGFATAVRRSLLPVAADLAVRHPAVRLRIHEHEPAEAHALLTADEVDLALTYDYHLAPAPADHTVEATPLWSASWGLGVPAGAPPVTGTSPEVFRRFAADDWIVNSRNTADEVVVRAVAAMADFVPRVEHRADSLELVQDMIVAGLGVGLLPADQPTLPGVRLVPLSGPEVRLRSYAVTRRGRAGWSPLALVLDLLTARAATG is encoded by the coding sequence ATGGACCTGCGGCGGCTCCGGTTGTTGCGCGAGTTGGCCCGGCTGGGCTCGATGCGGGAGGTCGCCGACGAGCTGGGAGTGACCACCTCCACGGTGTCCCAGCAGCTCGCCGTGCTGGCCCGCGAGGTCGGGGTCGAGCTGATCGAGCCGGCCGGGCGGCGGGTCCGGCTCACCCCCGCGGGACGGCGGCTCGCCCGACACGCGGTGACGATCCTCGCCGCCGTCGACGCCGCCCGGCTGGACCTCGACCCGCACGCCGAACCGGCCGGCACCGTCCGCGTCGCCGGCTTCGCCACCGCCGTACGCCGGTCGCTGCTGCCGGTCGCCGCCGACCTCGCGGTCCGCCACCCGGCGGTCCGGCTGCGCATCCACGAGCATGAGCCGGCCGAGGCGCACGCCCTGCTCACGGCGGACGAGGTGGACCTGGCGCTCACCTACGACTACCACCTCGCCCCGGCGCCCGCCGACCACACCGTCGAGGCCACCCCGCTCTGGTCCGCATCCTGGGGCCTGGGTGTGCCGGCCGGCGCCCCGCCGGTCACCGGTACGTCCCCCGAGGTCTTCCGCCGGTTCGCGGCCGACGACTGGATCGTCAACTCCCGCAACACCGCCGACGAGGTGGTGGTGCGCGCCGTGGCCGCGATGGCCGACTTCGTGCCCCGCGTCGAGCATCGGGCGGACAGCCTGGAACTCGTCCAGGACATGATCGTCGCCGGGCTGGGCGTGGGACTGCTGCCGGCCGACCAGCCGACCCTGCCGGGCGTCCGCCTGGTCCCGCTCAGCGGGCCGGAGGTGCGCCTGCGCTCGTACGCGGTCACCCGCCGGGGCCGGGCGGGCTGGTCGCCGCTGGCTCTCGTCCTCGACCTTCTCACGGCCCGCGCCGCCACCGGATGA
- a CDS encoding EamA family transporter — protein MTPTRAGSAMALASMMLVQLGLAASVGLFDEVGPEGAAWLRLAWAGVLLAVLVRPRPSAFTRSALSACLALGVVTAGITILFMAAVARLPLGTASALEFLGPLGVAVARGRGGTKLWPVLAGAGVLLLTEPWRGGADPLGVAYALAAGACWAAYILLTQRVGDEVSGLRGLAVSMPVAALVATVVVGPSVITDLSWGVLLAGLGLAVLLPVIPFALELLALRRLTTAAFGTLMSLEPAIAVLVGLVALRQVPGVAPLLGVVFVVVAGIGAERTGGRTESAEPARTEPAPAGTA, from the coding sequence GTGACTCCCACCCGCGCCGGTTCGGCCATGGCCCTGGCCTCGATGATGCTCGTGCAGCTCGGGTTGGCCGCCTCGGTCGGCCTCTTCGACGAGGTCGGTCCCGAGGGCGCCGCCTGGCTCCGGCTGGCCTGGGCGGGGGTCCTGCTCGCGGTCCTGGTCCGCCCGCGCCCCTCCGCGTTCACCCGCTCCGCGCTCTCCGCCTGCCTGGCGCTGGGCGTGGTGACCGCCGGGATCACCATCCTGTTCATGGCCGCCGTGGCCCGGCTGCCGCTGGGCACGGCCAGCGCGCTCGAGTTCCTCGGCCCGCTCGGGGTCGCGGTGGCACGGGGGCGGGGCGGCACGAAGCTCTGGCCGGTGCTCGCCGGTGCCGGGGTGCTGCTGCTCACCGAGCCGTGGCGGGGCGGGGCCGACCCGCTGGGCGTGGCGTACGCGCTGGCCGCCGGCGCCTGCTGGGCGGCGTACATCCTGCTCACCCAGCGGGTCGGCGACGAGGTCTCCGGGCTGCGCGGTCTGGCCGTCTCCATGCCGGTGGCCGCCCTGGTGGCCACCGTGGTCGTCGGCCCGTCGGTCATCACCGACCTCAGTTGGGGGGTGCTGCTCGCCGGCCTGGGTCTGGCGGTGCTGCTGCCGGTGATCCCGTTCGCCCTGGAGTTGCTCGCCCTGCGCCGGCTGACCACCGCCGCCTTCGGCACGTTGATGAGCCTGGAGCCGGCGATCGCCGTGCTCGTGGGCCTGGTCGCGCTGCGCCAAGTGCCGGGCGTCGCGCCACTGCTGGGCGTCGTGTTCGTGGTGGTGGCCGGTATCGGCGCGGAGCGTACCGGCGGGCGGACGGAGTCGGCCGAGCCGGCCCGGACCGAGCCGGCGCCGGCCGGCACCGCCTGA
- a CDS encoding ATP-binding domain-containing protein, whose amino-acid sequence MSRHSGVTGELPHDDEIGHEQEYVSMLYHRLDGLRDQAARRLTDELRATGGTLQARSQRDSSVRMYADQVEQFSAVENGLCFGRLDGDDGARHYIGRIGIFDTTGDYDPLLMDWRAPAARPFYLATAANPQGVRRRRHLRTRQRKVTGLNDEVLDIATASPTAHEELTGEASLLAALNAGRTGRMRDIVETIQAEQDQIIRADLPGVLVVQGGPGTGKTAVALHRAAYLLYTHRRELSTRGVLLVGPNATFLRYISQVLPALAETGVLLRTQADLFPGVQARRTEPAEVAALKGRAVMVDVLASAVRDRQWVPDEPMEIEIEREVLTLDPEIVRAARDRARRSGRPHNLARALFDIEVVHALADQVAERIGADPLGGENLLDEADLAEIRRELRDEPELRAALDQLWPVLTPQRLLADLYADADRIATAAAVLTPAERALLHREPGGWTPADVPLLDEAAELLGEDERTAAARRERIRTLQREYAEGVLEIARGSRSIDVEDEADGGEILGVTDLIDADRLLERQEESDRLTTAQRAAADRSWAFGHVIVDEAQELSPMAWRLLMRRCPSRSMTIVGDVAQTGALAGTPSWREALEPYVADRWRLTELTVSYRTPAEIMAVAADLLTEIDPTLRPPRSVRESGCPPWDRAVGAGRLTAELVDAATREASSLDDGRLGVIVPAGLVDDLGVALTGALPEATVGEHPELESRVVVLTVAQAKGLEFDSVLVVDPDRIVAESPRGRSDLYVALTRATQRLGVLRPTSA is encoded by the coding sequence TTGTCAAGGCACTCCGGAGTTACCGGCGAATTGCCGCACGACGACGAGATCGGCCACGAGCAGGAGTACGTCTCCATGCTCTACCACCGGCTTGACGGGCTGCGTGACCAGGCCGCCCGCCGGCTCACCGACGAGCTACGGGCGACCGGCGGGACGCTGCAGGCCCGCTCCCAGCGGGACAGTTCGGTGCGCATGTACGCCGACCAGGTCGAGCAGTTCTCCGCGGTGGAGAACGGGCTCTGCTTCGGCCGGCTCGACGGCGACGACGGGGCCCGGCACTACATCGGCCGGATCGGCATCTTCGACACCACCGGCGACTACGACCCGCTGCTGATGGACTGGCGCGCGCCGGCGGCCCGCCCGTTCTACCTGGCCACCGCCGCCAACCCGCAGGGCGTACGGCGCCGCCGGCACCTGCGGACCCGGCAGCGGAAGGTGACCGGCCTCAACGACGAGGTGCTGGACATCGCCACCGCCTCCCCCACCGCCCACGAGGAGCTGACCGGCGAGGCGTCGCTGCTCGCCGCGCTGAACGCCGGCCGGACCGGCCGCATGCGCGACATCGTCGAGACCATCCAGGCCGAGCAGGACCAGATCATCCGCGCCGACCTGCCCGGAGTGCTGGTGGTCCAGGGCGGCCCCGGCACCGGCAAGACGGCGGTGGCGCTGCACCGCGCCGCGTACCTGCTCTACACCCACCGGCGGGAGCTCTCCACCCGGGGCGTGCTGCTGGTCGGCCCGAACGCGACGTTCCTGCGCTACATCTCGCAGGTGCTTCCGGCGCTCGCCGAGACCGGCGTGCTGCTGCGCACCCAGGCCGACCTCTTCCCCGGCGTGCAAGCCCGCCGGACCGAGCCGGCCGAGGTCGCCGCGCTGAAGGGCCGGGCCGTGATGGTCGACGTGCTGGCCTCGGCGGTGCGCGACCGGCAGTGGGTGCCGGACGAGCCGATGGAGATCGAGATCGAGCGGGAGGTGCTCACTCTCGACCCCGAGATCGTCCGGGCCGCCCGGGACCGGGCCCGCCGGTCGGGCCGGCCGCACAACCTGGCCCGCGCGCTGTTCGACATCGAGGTCGTGCACGCGCTCGCCGACCAGGTGGCCGAGCGCATCGGCGCGGACCCGCTCGGCGGGGAGAACCTGCTCGACGAGGCCGACCTCGCCGAGATCCGCCGCGAACTGCGCGACGAGCCGGAGCTGCGGGCCGCGCTGGACCAGCTCTGGCCGGTGCTCACCCCGCAGCGGCTGCTCGCCGACCTGTACGCCGACGCCGACCGGATCGCGACCGCGGCGGCCGTGCTGACGCCGGCCGAGCGGGCCCTGTTGCACCGCGAACCGGGCGGCTGGACGCCGGCCGACGTGCCCCTGCTGGACGAGGCCGCCGAGCTGCTGGGCGAGGACGAGCGCACCGCGGCGGCCCGCCGCGAGCGAATCCGGACCCTGCAACGGGAGTACGCCGAGGGCGTGCTGGAGATCGCCCGCGGTTCCCGGTCGATCGACGTCGAGGACGAGGCCGACGGCGGCGAGATCCTGGGCGTCACCGATCTGATCGACGCCGACCGGCTCCTGGAACGGCAGGAGGAGTCGGACCGGCTGACCACCGCCCAGCGGGCGGCGGCCGACCGGAGCTGGGCGTTCGGCCACGTCATCGTGGACGAGGCACAGGAGCTGTCGCCGATGGCCTGGCGGCTGCTCATGCGCCGCTGCCCCAGCCGCTCGATGACCATCGTCGGGGACGTCGCGCAGACCGGCGCGCTCGCCGGCACGCCGTCCTGGCGGGAGGCGCTGGAGCCGTACGTGGCGGACCGGTGGCGGCTGACCGAGCTGACCGTGAGCTACCGCACCCCGGCCGAGATCATGGCGGTCGCCGCCGACCTGCTCACCGAGATCGACCCGACACTGCGGCCGCCCCGTTCCGTACGGGAGAGCGGCTGTCCCCCGTGGGACCGCGCGGTGGGCGCGGGCCGGCTGACGGCGGAACTGGTCGACGCCGCGACGCGGGAGGCGTCCAGCCTGGACGACGGCCGGCTCGGGGTCATCGTCCCGGCCGGGCTGGTGGACGACCTCGGCGTGGCGCTCACCGGGGCGCTGCCGGAGGCCACGGTCGGCGAGCACCCGGAGCTGGAGAGCCGGGTGGTCGTGCTGACGGTGGCGCAGGCCAAGGGGCTGGAGTTCGACTCGGTGCTGGTGGTCGACCCGGACCGGATCGTGGCAGAGTCGCCGCGCGGACGCAGCGACCTCTACGTCGCCCTTACCCGCGCGACCCAACGCCTCGGCGTCCTGCGCCCCACGTCGGCGTAG
- a CDS encoding amphi-Trp domain-containing protein, producing MDIYEDARAVSRADLAAWLRQLANQLESDGKIFYGAAGAVAVADQVTCELEIERDGDAEISVEIEFSWTESAPPAPAAPTSSTVSTSSASSSAVPAEEDAVGGEAAGDK from the coding sequence ATGGACATCTACGAGGACGCCCGCGCCGTGTCACGCGCCGACCTGGCCGCCTGGCTGCGCCAGCTGGCCAACCAGCTGGAGTCGGACGGAAAGATCTTCTACGGGGCCGCGGGTGCGGTCGCGGTCGCGGACCAGGTGACGTGCGAGCTGGAGATCGAGCGCGACGGCGACGCGGAGATCTCGGTCGAGATCGAGTTCTCCTGGACCGAGTCCGCGCCGCCGGCACCGGCGGCGCCGACCTCATCGACGGTGTCCACCTCGTCGGCGTCCTCCTCGGCGGTGCCGGCCGAGGAGGACGCCGTCGGTGGCGAGGCCGCCGGCGACAAGTAG
- a CDS encoding glycerophosphodiester phosphodiesterase family protein — protein sequence MRTVRRIAVAALAATTVTTGLTAPAVAKPRPDRTFDLQAHRGGLGLRVENTLASFGNALQLGVSTLELDVQITEDKQAVVTHDRKISGAKCTDTAPVTPGDPEFPYVGKYINTLTLAQVRTLDCGSKTLSDKPGQLAVPGARMPLLREVFALVKRYRADDVKLNVETKVEAGAPTETAPREQFVQVTAAEVRAAGLLKQVTIQSFDWGALMRMRQVEPRLPLVALTNYDFLQTGQPGASPWLGGLDIDTFGGDPIRAIRSFGADAFSPVHGFPQNGKITDPDYKPYVTREMVAHAHRYGIKVIPWTVDDVPTMAKLIDDGVDGIITDYPDRLRDLLAQRGYRLPKGHASPFDIQAHRGGRATRPENTLPAFANALQNKAISTLELDTGVTQDGKLVVLHDRAINGSHCVDTAPARPGDPEFPYVGKLVRDLTLAQIKTIDCGTKTLPELPAQVPAPGARIPTLDEVFALVKASGRTDVRMNIETKISPVVNDTEPYRSFTRKLVTAIERAGLTSRATIQSFDWRTITYARELNKRIETVALVWQYGPAECATLADECSLQAVYGDRSVKSPWTAGLDWWKYQDLGKLTRAAGAATVSANWQVHDPAQGTVASPDWYLRENPAYFHGPDVRTLQSRYGLKVIPYTVDDAGVMQRVIDLGVDGIITDDPDLLIGVAIRNGLR from the coding sequence GTGCGCACAGTACGCCGAATCGCGGTCGCGGCCCTGGCGGCGACGACCGTGACGACCGGGCTCACGGCGCCCGCAGTGGCGAAGCCGCGTCCGGACCGGACATTCGATCTCCAGGCCCACCGTGGCGGCCTCGGGCTGCGGGTGGAGAACACCCTGGCCTCGTTCGGCAACGCACTCCAACTCGGGGTGAGCACGCTCGAACTGGACGTGCAGATCACCGAGGACAAGCAGGCCGTGGTCACCCACGACCGGAAGATCAGCGGCGCCAAGTGCACCGACACCGCCCCGGTGACGCCCGGTGACCCCGAGTTCCCGTACGTCGGGAAGTACATCAACACGCTCACCCTGGCCCAGGTGCGCACCCTCGACTGCGGGTCGAAGACGCTGTCGGACAAGCCCGGCCAGCTCGCCGTGCCGGGGGCCCGGATGCCGCTGCTGCGCGAGGTCTTCGCGCTGGTCAAGCGCTACCGGGCGGACGACGTGAAGCTCAACGTGGAGACCAAGGTGGAGGCCGGCGCGCCGACCGAGACCGCGCCGCGGGAGCAGTTCGTGCAGGTCACCGCGGCCGAGGTCCGCGCCGCCGGGCTGCTCAAGCAGGTCACGATCCAGAGCTTCGACTGGGGCGCGCTGATGCGGATGCGCCAGGTCGAGCCGCGCCTGCCGCTGGTCGCCCTGACCAACTACGACTTCCTCCAGACCGGACAGCCGGGGGCGTCGCCGTGGCTGGGCGGGCTGGACATCGACACCTTCGGCGGCGACCCGATCCGGGCCATCCGCAGCTTCGGCGCCGACGCGTTCTCGCCGGTGCACGGCTTCCCGCAGAACGGCAAAATCACCGACCCCGACTACAAGCCGTACGTGACCCGCGAGATGGTCGCGCACGCGCACCGCTACGGCATCAAGGTGATCCCGTGGACGGTGGACGACGTGCCGACCATGGCGAAGCTGATCGACGACGGTGTGGACGGCATCATCACCGACTACCCGGACCGGCTGCGTGACCTGCTGGCGCAGCGGGGCTACCGGCTGCCCAAGGGCCACGCGTCGCCGTTCGACATCCAGGCGCACCGCGGCGGCCGGGCGACCCGGCCGGAGAACACCCTGCCCGCGTTCGCCAACGCCCTGCAGAACAAGGCCATCTCCACCCTGGAGCTGGACACCGGCGTGACCCAGGACGGCAAGCTGGTCGTGCTGCACGACCGGGCGATCAACGGCTCGCACTGCGTCGACACCGCCCCGGCCCGCCCCGGTGACCCGGAGTTCCCGTACGTGGGCAAGCTGGTGCGCGACCTGACCCTCGCGCAGATCAAGACGATCGACTGCGGCACGAAGACCCTGCCGGAGCTGCCGGCGCAGGTGCCCGCCCCGGGCGCCCGGATCCCCACCCTGGACGAGGTCTTCGCGCTGGTGAAGGCGAGCGGCCGCACCGACGTCCGGATGAACATCGAGACGAAGATCAGCCCGGTCGTCAACGACACCGAGCCGTACCGCAGCTTCACCCGCAAGCTCGTCACCGCGATCGAGCGGGCCGGCCTCACCAGCCGGGCCACCATCCAGTCCTTCGACTGGCGGACCATCACGTACGCCCGCGAGCTCAACAAGCGGATCGAGACGGTCGCGCTGGTCTGGCAGTACGGCCCGGCCGAGTGCGCCACCCTCGCCGACGAGTGCTCGCTCCAGGCGGTGTACGGCGACCGCTCGGTGAAGAGCCCGTGGACCGCCGGGCTGGACTGGTGGAAGTACCAGGACCTGGGCAAGCTGACCCGGGCCGCCGGTGCCGCCACGGTGTCCGCCAACTGGCAGGTGCACGACCCGGCGCAGGGCACGGTCGCCTCGCCTGACTGGTACCTGCGGGAGAACCCGGCGTACTTCCACGGACCGGACGTCCGGACCCTCCAGAGCCGGTACGGGCTGAAGGTGATCCCGTACACCGTCGACGACGCCGGGGTGATGCAGCGGGTGATCGACCTCGGTGTCGACGGCATCATCACCGACGACCCGGACCTGCTGATCGGCGTCGCCATCCGCAACGGCCTGCGCTGA